From a region of the Nonlabens dokdonensis DSW-6 genome:
- the hisG gene encoding ATP phosphoribosyltransferase, translating into MNNSKNLKDLDNNKQMIRIAVQKSGRLSDKSLQLLKDCGIKFDNGGRKLSTQAKNFPMEILFLRDDDIPQYVANGVADLGILGLNEVEEKDQEVDVIKQLGFAGCRLSLAVQKDVDYPGLEWFNGKKVASSYTTIVKKFFADKGINATTEEIGGSVEIAPGIGLAEGICDIVSTGSTLIMNGLKEVETVMYSEAVLISNPSLDAAKKDILNKLLFRMKAVQNAQKSKYILLNAPNDKIEEISALLPGMKSPTVLPLAEEGWSSLHSVIEENDFWNVIDQLKDAGAQGILVSPIEKLIA; encoded by the coding sequence ATGAACAATAGCAAAAATTTAAAAGATTTGGATAACAATAAACAGATGATTCGCATAGCGGTACAAAAATCAGGAAGACTATCAGATAAATCTTTGCAGCTCTTAAAAGATTGCGGTATCAAATTTGACAATGGTGGTCGTAAATTATCTACTCAAGCAAAAAACTTTCCGATGGAAATTCTTTTTTTAAGAGATGATGATATACCACAATACGTTGCAAATGGCGTTGCAGACCTTGGAATTTTAGGACTTAATGAAGTAGAAGAAAAAGACCAAGAAGTAGACGTGATCAAGCAACTAGGTTTTGCAGGCTGTCGTTTAAGTCTTGCCGTTCAAAAAGATGTAGATTATCCAGGTCTAGAATGGTTTAACGGTAAAAAGGTCGCTAGTAGTTATACCACAATCGTTAAAAAGTTCTTCGCAGATAAAGGGATTAATGCCACGACAGAAGAAATAGGCGGATCTGTTGAGATAGCTCCAGGAATAGGCCTTGCAGAAGGTATTTGCGATATCGTTTCTACAGGATCAACTCTGATTATGAATGGATTGAAAGAAGTAGAAACAGTAATGTACAGTGAAGCTGTTTTAATTTCAAACCCTAGTTTAGATGCTGCTAAAAAAGACATTTTGAACAAGTTACTGTTTCGCATGAAAGCGGTTCAAAACGCTCAGAAAAGTAAATACATCTTACTTAATGCGCCTAATGATAAGATAGAAGAAATATCTGCCTTATTACCTGGAATGAAAAGCCCAACGGTTTTACCATTAGCTGAAGAAGGATGGTCCAGCTTACACTCTGTTATTGAGGAGAATGATTTCTGGAATGTCATCGACCAATTAAAAGATGCCGGTGCACAAGGCATTTTAGTATCTCCAATAGAAAAATTGATTGCATAA
- the hisD gene encoding histidinol dehydrogenase, giving the protein MKIISNPDYSQQQKLLERPQQERANVETAVNDIIQLVRENGDQALFAFAEKFDKAQLNSLRVTEKEIEHAATLLAPELKVAIQTAYNNIYKFHEACYTQDYPVMETMPGMTCWRKSLPIQKVGLYIPGGSAPLFSTVLMLAIPAKIAGNKRVVLCSPTDANGNINPAVLYTASLCGVTEIYKAGGAQAIAAMTYGTESIPAVDKIFGPGNAFVTRAKELAQQQGVAIDMPAGPSEVLVIADQEANPAFVAADLLAQAEHGPDSQVILLTDSTNLAEAVNEQLRIQLSTLSRKQTAEKTIENSKTIVLKSIEECIKWSDAYAPEHLIINTEKAGDVAEQIQVAGSIFIGSYTCESLGDYASGTNHTLPTYGYARNYSGVSVDSFVNKVTYQKATPQGLRNLGPAVEIMATAEGLDAHKNAVSVRLKEINANPKSLPEEGTFKGREKYSYETARKSIYGTLKERASQMRKNPTETEALIWERLRNKKLDVKFRRQHIIDKYIVDFASIEKRLIVEIDGDIHLNQKEEDRVRQDYLESQGFKVIRFTNDDVLKNLDAVIKTIKNTSTARPN; this is encoded by the coding sequence ATGAAAATCATTTCTAACCCAGATTATTCTCAACAACAAAAGTTGCTAGAACGTCCTCAACAAGAACGTGCTAATGTAGAAACTGCTGTAAATGATATTATACAGCTGGTGAGAGAAAATGGTGATCAAGCCTTATTTGCTTTTGCAGAAAAGTTTGATAAAGCACAATTAAATTCTCTAAGAGTAACAGAAAAAGAAATCGAGCACGCCGCAACCCTTTTAGCACCAGAGTTAAAAGTAGCGATTCAAACTGCTTATAACAATATTTACAAATTTCATGAGGCTTGTTATACTCAGGATTATCCTGTCATGGAGACTATGCCTGGCATGACCTGCTGGAGAAAATCTTTACCTATTCAAAAAGTAGGTTTATACATTCCCGGTGGCTCTGCTCCTCTTTTCTCTACGGTGTTAATGCTCGCTATTCCAGCAAAGATTGCAGGTAATAAACGTGTGGTTCTTTGTAGTCCAACAGACGCCAATGGAAACATCAATCCAGCTGTTTTATATACAGCTAGTCTTTGTGGAGTTACAGAAATCTATAAAGCTGGTGGCGCGCAAGCCATTGCTGCCATGACTTATGGAACAGAAAGTATTCCAGCGGTTGATAAGATCTTTGGTCCTGGAAACGCATTTGTGACTCGAGCTAAAGAACTAGCACAACAACAAGGTGTTGCTATTGATATGCCAGCTGGACCATCAGAGGTTTTAGTTATTGCTGATCAAGAAGCAAATCCAGCATTTGTAGCAGCAGATTTACTCGCTCAGGCAGAACATGGTCCAGATTCTCAGGTAATTCTATTGACAGATTCTACTAATCTAGCCGAGGCTGTAAATGAACAATTAAGGATTCAATTAAGTACGCTTTCGCGAAAGCAAACAGCAGAAAAAACTATTGAAAACAGTAAAACTATCGTTCTAAAAAGCATAGAAGAATGTATCAAATGGTCTGACGCATATGCACCAGAACATTTGATCATAAATACAGAAAAAGCTGGTGATGTAGCCGAGCAAATTCAGGTTGCTGGATCTATTTTTATAGGTTCTTATACTTGCGAGAGTTTAGGTGATTATGCTAGTGGTACTAACCATACTTTACCTACCTATGGATATGCGCGTAATTATAGCGGTGTATCAGTAGATAGTTTTGTAAATAAAGTGACCTATCAAAAAGCAACGCCACAAGGCTTGAGAAATCTAGGGCCAGCCGTTGAAATAATGGCTACTGCCGAAGGTCTCGATGCGCACAAAAATGCGGTAAGTGTACGATTAAAAGAAATTAATGCCAACCCTAAATCCCTTCCAGAGGAAGGGACTTTTAAAGGACGTGAAAAGTATTCTTATGAAACAGCTCGCAAATCAATTTACGGTACGTTAAAAGAAAGAGCTTCTCAAATGCGCAAAAATCCAACAGAAACTGAGGCATTGATTTGGGAAAGATTGCGTAACAAAAAGTTAGACGTTAAATTCAGAAGACAGCATATCATTGATAAATATATAGTTGATTTTGCATCTATTGAAAAACGTTTGATTGTAGAAATAGATGGAGATATACATTTAAATCAAAAAGAAGAAGACAGAGTAAGACAAGATTATTTAGAATCACAAGGTTTTAAAGTGATAAGGTTTACAAACGATGATGTTCTAAAAAATTTAGATGCAGTAATTAAAACAATAAAAAACACGAGCACAGCGAGACCCAATTAG
- a CDS encoding pyridoxal phosphate-dependent aminotransferase yields MEFNLENIVRKNIWNLKPYSSARSEFDLYGSDKAYPKSLPAEGTSNEVSPLGKMSAGQKGLTLLDANENPKGDLNRYPDPLQSSIKEELAKQKDISPDQIFVGNGSDEAIDLLYRIFCEPGKDTVITCPPTYGMYEVSAAINDVSVLKVPLNKDFSLNLDEILNSSAFAKAKLLWICSPNNPTGNVLLKADLKHDWQAQNYTRGGMMDMPFAPEFEAEMLENQRQLDRLFGNFNGIIVVDEAYQDFTENMSFIKRLEDYPNLVVLQTMSKAHGMAGARVGFAFSSPEIIELFNRTKPPYNVNELSQKAVLETLKNEEKTKTEIQEIINNKDFLVEHLNSFNFIKEVYPSEANFVLAKVENATQVYNYLRDKGIIIRNRSSQIKDTLRFTVGTMMECKEVITALRQIPANAGI; encoded by the coding sequence ATGGAATTTAACTTAGAAAATATAGTCCGCAAGAACATCTGGAATTTGAAGCCATATTCTAGTGCACGCAGTGAATTTGATTTGTACGGCAGCGATAAAGCCTACCCTAAATCCCTTCCAGCGGAAGGGACTTCTAATGAAGTTTCCCCTTTGGGGAAAATGTCCGCAGGACAAAAGGGGCTGACTTTACTAGACGCAAATGAAAATCCTAAGGGAGATTTAAATCGTTACCCAGATCCATTACAGTCTTCGATAAAAGAAGAATTGGCAAAACAAAAAGACATTTCGCCAGATCAAATATTTGTAGGTAATGGTAGTGATGAGGCTATTGATTTATTGTATCGCATTTTCTGTGAACCAGGAAAAGATACTGTAATTACTTGTCCACCTACTTATGGAATGTATGAAGTTAGTGCAGCGATTAATGATGTTAGTGTTTTAAAAGTGCCATTGAACAAAGATTTTTCATTAAATCTTGATGAAATTTTAAATAGTTCCGCTTTCGCCAAAGCAAAACTATTATGGATTTGCTCTCCTAATAACCCTACTGGAAATGTACTGCTCAAAGCCGATTTAAAACACGACTGGCAAGCACAAAATTATACTCGTGGTGGTATGATGGATATGCCATTTGCTCCTGAGTTTGAAGCAGAGATGCTGGAAAATCAAAGACAGCTGGATCGTTTGTTTGGGAATTTCAATGGTATCATCGTTGTAGATGAGGCTTATCAAGATTTTACAGAGAACATGAGTTTCATAAAACGACTAGAAGATTATCCTAATCTTGTGGTGTTACAAACCATGTCTAAGGCTCATGGTATGGCTGGTGCTCGAGTAGGATTTGCCTTTTCTTCTCCAGAAATCATTGAATTATTCAATCGAACAAAGCCACCGTATAACGTAAATGAATTGTCTCAAAAAGCAGTTCTAGAGACTTTAAAAAACGAAGAAAAAACAAAAACTGAAATACAAGAAATCATCAATAATAAAGATTTTCTTGTGGAGCATTTAAACAGTTTTAACTTTATAAAAGAAGTATATCCTAGTGAGGCAAATTTTGTTCTTGCCAAAGTAGAAAATGCTACGCAAGTTTATAATTACCTACGTGATAAAGGTATTATTATACGTAATCGCAGCAGTCAGATTAAGGATACGTTGCGATTTACCGTTGGGACAATGATGGAATGTAAAGAAGTGATTACGGCTTTACGACAAATTCCTGCGAACGCAGGAATCTAG
- the hisB gene encoding bifunctional histidinol-phosphatase/imidazoleglycerol-phosphate dehydratase HisB → MKKVLFIDRDGTIVKEPPVDYQLDSYEKLEFLPMAITQLHRIARELDYELVMVTNQDGLGTDSFPEDTFWPVHNLMMNVLENEGINFSEILIDRSFPEQNAPTRKPQTGLLTHYIKGNYDLENSFVIGDRNSDMQLAKNLGCKGIQLPSITDDSTFEDELVVLKTSSWKEIFDFLKGQPRKVTVSRKTNETDIKITLNLDGSGNGKIDTGLKFYDHMLEQLQRHGSLDLDIKVNGDLEIDEHHTIEDTAIALGDAFAKALSSKKGINRYGFLLPMDDSLAQVGIDFGGRPWIVWEAEFKREYVGDMPTELFFHFFKSFSDAAKCNLNMKVEGDNEHHKIESLFKAFAKAIKMAVKQTGDGKLPSTKGTL, encoded by the coding sequence ATGAAAAAAGTATTATTTATAGATCGCGATGGTACCATCGTAAAAGAACCACCAGTAGATTATCAACTGGATAGTTATGAAAAGTTGGAATTCTTGCCTATGGCGATTACTCAGCTACATCGCATCGCTCGAGAGTTAGATTATGAACTAGTAATGGTGACTAATCAAGATGGATTAGGAACAGATAGTTTTCCTGAAGATACCTTCTGGCCTGTGCATAATTTAATGATGAATGTGCTAGAAAATGAAGGGATTAACTTCAGTGAGATTTTAATCGATCGTTCTTTTCCTGAGCAAAATGCACCTACTCGTAAACCACAAACTGGTTTATTGACACATTATATAAAAGGCAACTATGATCTAGAGAATAGTTTTGTAATCGGTGATCGCAATAGCGATATGCAACTGGCAAAAAATCTAGGTTGTAAAGGAATACAGCTACCATCCATTACTGACGACTCTACTTTTGAAGACGAACTAGTAGTTCTTAAAACAAGTAGCTGGAAAGAGATTTTTGACTTTTTAAAAGGACAACCTCGCAAGGTCACGGTAAGTCGTAAAACCAATGAAACCGATATTAAAATTACATTGAATCTTGACGGTTCTGGAAACGGAAAAATAGATACCGGTTTAAAGTTTTATGATCACATGCTGGAGCAGTTGCAGCGTCACGGTTCATTAGATTTAGACATTAAAGTAAATGGCGATCTAGAAATAGATGAACATCACACTATTGAAGATACGGCGATTGCTTTGGGTGACGCTTTCGCGAAAGCGTTATCCTCAAAAAAAGGAATCAATAGATATGGCTTCTTGTTACCTATGGATGACTCGCTAGCACAGGTGGGAATAGACTTCGGCGGAAGACCATGGATCGTATGGGAAGCAGAATTTAAACGTGAATATGTGGGCGATATGCCTACAGAATTGTTCTTTCACTTCTTTAAATCATTCAGCGATGCAGCAAAATGCAACCTGAACATGAAAGTAGAAGGAGATAATGAACACCACAAAATAGAGTCGCTTTTCAAAGCATTTGCAAAAGCAATAAAAATGGCCGTAAAACAAACTGGTGATGGTAAATTACCGAGTACAAAAGGAACACTATGA
- the hisH gene encoding imidazole glycerol phosphate synthase subunit HisH — protein sequence MIAIVKYNAGNIGSVTNALNRLGIENKVTDDPEELKAADKVIFPGVGEAGTAMNYLRERGLDQVIKELKQPVLGICLGMQLMCSHSEEGDTECLGIFDTTVKKFPVTEGMKVPHMGWNSLSYELGVQSSESFLTHNSELLTNLQPESDVYYVHSYYAEVCKDTVAACDYILPFSSVLQKDNFYATQFHPEKSAGVGEEILKNFLKIPA from the coding sequence ATGATTGCGATTGTAAAATATAACGCAGGTAATATAGGCAGTGTCACTAATGCGCTCAACAGACTAGGAATAGAAAATAAAGTTACTGACGATCCTGAAGAATTAAAGGCGGCTGATAAAGTTATTTTCCCTGGTGTAGGAGAAGCTGGTACCGCGATGAACTATTTGCGTGAACGTGGATTAGATCAAGTCATAAAAGAATTGAAACAGCCTGTACTAGGAATATGCTTAGGAATGCAACTCATGTGCAGCCATAGTGAAGAAGGTGATACAGAATGTCTAGGGATTTTTGACACTACCGTAAAGAAATTTCCGGTAACTGAAGGAATGAAAGTACCTCATATGGGATGGAATTCTTTGAGTTATGAGTTAGGCGTTCAGAGTTCAGAGTCATTCTTAACTCATAATTCTGAACTCTTAACTAATTTGCAGCCTGAATCAGACGTTTATTATGTACACTCGTACTATGCTGAAGTTTGTAAGGATACAGTTGCGGCTTGTGATTATATTTTACCTTTCAGTAGTGTGTTGCAAAAAGACAATTTTTATGCAACACAATTTCATCCTGAGAAAAGTGCTGGTGTTGGTGAGGAGATATTGAAGAATTTTTTAAAAATTCCTGCGTAG
- a CDS encoding 1-(5-phosphoribosyl)-5-[(5-phosphoribosylamino)methylideneamino]imidazole-4-carboxamide isomerase, whose protein sequence is MRIIPAIDIIDGKCVRLSQGDYNQKTVYNEDPLEVAKEFEANGIKHLHLVDLDGAKSSHVVNWKVLERIAGQTGLHVDFGGGVKTDEDIKVVFESGAKQVTGGSIAVKDAATFEGWISRYGTDKIILGADAKDGMIATHGWLESSELEVIEFIKEWNKKGIEYVICTDIAKDGMLAGTSNELYKEILSQPLIPSRGRETKNGNPFPIGEMSAGQWGLKLIASGGVAVIEDLYRLREMGCEGAIVGKAFYEGRITFKELREFV, encoded by the coding sequence ATGAGAATTATACCAGCAATAGATATTATAGACGGTAAATGTGTACGTCTATCACAAGGCGATTACAACCAAAAAACGGTTTATAATGAAGACCCACTAGAAGTTGCAAAAGAATTTGAAGCAAATGGAATAAAGCACTTGCACTTAGTAGATCTAGATGGAGCAAAAAGCAGCCATGTGGTGAACTGGAAAGTGCTGGAGCGCATCGCTGGACAGACAGGTTTGCATGTTGATTTTGGCGGTGGAGTGAAAACTGACGAAGACATAAAAGTCGTATTTGAAAGTGGTGCAAAACAAGTTACTGGCGGTAGTATCGCTGTAAAAGATGCTGCAACTTTTGAAGGTTGGATTTCTAGATATGGTACTGATAAGATCATCCTAGGAGCAGATGCTAAGGATGGAATGATCGCCACACACGGCTGGCTAGAAAGTAGCGAGTTAGAGGTGATAGAATTCATCAAAGAATGGAATAAAAAAGGAATCGAGTATGTGATTTGTACCGATATTGCAAAAGACGGTATGCTTGCTGGAACTAGTAATGAGTTGTATAAGGAGATTCTAAGCCAACCCTTAATCCCTTCCAGAGGAAGGGAAACTAAGAATGGAAATCCTTTCCCTATTGGGGAAATGTCCGCAGGACAATGGGGCTTAAAATTAATCGCATCTGGTGGTGTTGCTGTCATAGAAGACCTATACCGCTTGCGCGAAATGGGTTGTGAAGGAGCTATTGTGGGAAAAGCATTTTATGAAGGTAGAATTACATTTAAAGAATTGAGAGAATTTGTATAG
- a CDS encoding GNAT family N-acetyltransferase, translating to MYSERLTYKLLEISDLEELHELNLIPEVDQFNTMGLPDSIQVTKDLLDAKIEDHQQENISKLTYSIRLTDNSEFIGISGILFGQPKYKKAELWMKFNPKFWNQGYATETITRLLKACFEEYQLHRVEAGCAIENHASKKVLEKCGFVVEGVQRKNLPLKTGWSDNYEFGILEEEYLDKNRD from the coding sequence TTGTATAGTGAACGATTAACTTACAAGCTTTTAGAGATAAGCGATTTAGAAGAGTTACATGAGCTGAATTTAATACCTGAGGTAGATCAATTCAACACTATGGGATTACCTGATAGTATTCAAGTAACTAAAGATTTACTAGATGCAAAAATCGAGGATCATCAACAAGAAAACATTAGTAAGCTCACCTATTCCATTCGGTTAACAGATAATAGTGAATTTATAGGTATCTCTGGTATTTTATTTGGTCAACCTAAGTATAAAAAAGCAGAGCTTTGGATGAAGTTTAATCCTAAGTTTTGGAATCAAGGTTATGCTACTGAAACAATAACTCGATTATTAAAAGCTTGTTTTGAAGAGTATCAACTTCATAGAGTTGAAGCAGGTTGCGCTATTGAAAATCATGCATCAAAAAAAGTTCTTGAAAAATGTGGCTTTGTGGTAGAAGGAGTTCAAAGAAAAAACTTGCCTTTAAAAACCGGATGGAGCGATAATTATGAGTTTGGGATATTGGAAGAAGAATATTTAGATAAAAATCGAGATTAA
- the hisF gene encoding imidazole glycerol phosphate synthase subunit HisF: MSLKKRIIPCLDIKDGRTVKGINFVGLRDAGDPVELAKQYAAQGADELCFLDITATIEKRDTLVPLVREIAAVLNIPFTVGGGINDVALAKEIIKAGADKIAINSAAVKRPELISELAAELGSQCVVVAVDTKKKQNQNEKQNQDITFDEISHQVRNKVFVAGGRVETELETISWCQEIERLGAGEILLTSMDHDGTKNGFALELTDTISRKLSIPIIASGGGGTSAHFTDLFKDTEASAGLAASIFHFGELPIPELKKQLADKGVSIRTLI; encoded by the coding sequence ATGAGTTTAAAAAAAAGAATTATACCATGCCTTGATATTAAGGATGGACGTACGGTAAAAGGAATTAACTTTGTTGGATTGCGAGATGCTGGTGATCCTGTAGAACTTGCAAAGCAATATGCTGCTCAAGGTGCTGACGAGTTGTGTTTTCTAGATATTACAGCAACTATAGAGAAGCGTGACACTTTAGTACCGCTAGTTCGTGAAATCGCTGCTGTTTTAAATATTCCATTTACTGTAGGTGGCGGAATTAACGACGTAGCTCTTGCCAAAGAAATCATTAAAGCTGGTGCTGATAAAATAGCTATCAATAGTGCTGCCGTAAAAAGACCAGAACTAATTAGTGAACTCGCTGCGGAGCTGGGCAGTCAGTGTGTAGTTGTTGCGGTGGATACGAAGAAAAAACAAAATCAAAACGAAAAACAAAATCAAGACATAACCTTCGATGAGATTTCGCATCAAGTGCGGAATAAAGTCTTCGTAGCTGGTGGACGTGTAGAGACAGAACTAGAAACCATTTCTTGGTGTCAAGAAATTGAACGATTAGGTGCTGGAGAAATCTTGCTTACCAGTATGGATCATGATGGTACAAAAAATGGTTTTGCTCTAGAACTTACAGATACTATTTCGAGAAAATTGAGTATTCCGATCATTGCATCAGGTGGTGGAGGAACAAGTGCTCATTTTACAGATTTATTTAAAGACACAGAAGCGAGTGCTGGACTTGCAGCGAGTATATTTCATTTTGGAGAATTGCCCATTCCGGAATTGAAAAAGCAGCTCGCAGACAAAGGTGTTTCTATACGTACTTTAATTTAA
- a CDS encoding DUF6364 family protein, producing the protein MDAKLTLKLDKEIIELAKQYVKENGTSLSKFIEEMLRTKITEEGMNKYDIPIHPLLKAMETGTDYFEKSNISIKSPKEERNEIHEERLKKYLNLDKQ; encoded by the coding sequence ATGGATGCAAAACTTACTTTAAAACTGGATAAAGAGATCATTGAACTTGCTAAGCAATATGTCAAGGAAAATGGCACTAGTTTATCTAAGTTTATTGAAGAAATGTTACGCACAAAAATAACTGAGGAAGGAATGAATAAATATGATATACCTATTCATCCTCTATTAAAGGCTATGGAGACAGGTACAGATTATTTTGAAAAAAGCAACATTTCTATCAAATCTCCTAAAGAAGAAAGAAATGAAATTCATGAAGAACGCTTGAAAAAATACTTAAATCTAGATAAGCAATGA
- a CDS encoding type II toxin-antitoxin system VapC family toxin, protein MKLFIDANILIDILTERKPFYNSATAFVTFCLENNYEMVTNTLCISNTYYLGQQIIRNQNITKKKIESINSFCKVEDMTQNQLDTSFQSGFVDFEDALHNACAIENQCTHIITRDKKGFKKSYLKVLTPTLFLTQYDS, encoded by the coding sequence ATGAAATTGTTTATAGACGCTAACATATTAATAGATATTTTAACTGAACGTAAACCATTTTATAACAGTGCCACTGCATTTGTAACCTTTTGCTTAGAAAATAACTATGAAATGGTAACCAATACATTATGTATTTCCAACACCTATTATCTTGGTCAGCAAATTATTAGAAATCAAAATATAACCAAGAAAAAGATAGAAAGTATCAACTCTTTTTGTAAAGTAGAAGATATGACTCAAAATCAATTAGACACCTCATTTCAATCTGGCTTTGTAGATTTTGAAGATGCATTGCATAATGCTTGTGCGATTGAAAATCAATGCACGCACATCATAACTAGAGACAAAAAAGGATTTAAAAAATCTTACCTCAAAGTATTAACACCAACACTATTTTTAACGCAATATGACTCCTAA
- the hisIE gene encoding bifunctional phosphoribosyl-AMP cyclohydrolase/phosphoribosyl-ATP diphosphatase HisIE, whose protein sequence is MTPKFNKNNDNLLPVIIQDATSKEVLMLGYMNQEAFEKTQAENRVTFYSRSKQRLWTKGESSHNFLDVVAIKIDCDQDTILIKANAHGPTCHTGKVSCFDDGDESRFRESENNFTINDLEKTIHQRIDDQVEGSYTYSLIQKGINKVAQKVGEEAVETVIDAINGREEDFIYEAGDLMYHYLVLLKAKGYSLSDIEKELAKRHQ, encoded by the coding sequence ATGACTCCTAAATTCAATAAGAACAACGATAATTTACTACCTGTAATCATACAAGATGCAACTAGCAAAGAAGTATTGATGCTAGGTTATATGAATCAAGAGGCATTTGAAAAAACTCAAGCAGAAAATAGAGTGACTTTTTACTCACGTAGCAAACAACGACTTTGGACTAAAGGAGAATCTTCTCATAATTTTTTGGATGTGGTAGCTATAAAAATCGATTGTGATCAGGATACCATTCTTATAAAAGCAAATGCACATGGACCTACTTGTCATACTGGTAAGGTAAGTTGTTTTGATGATGGTGATGAGTCTCGCTTTCGCGAAAGCGAGAACAATTTTACTATTAACGATCTTGAAAAAACTATTCACCAGCGTATTGACGATCAAGTAGAAGGTTCTTACACCTATTCATTAATCCAAAAAGGAATTAATAAAGTAGCTCAAAAAGTAGGTGAAGAAGCAGTAGAAACGGTAATCGATGCTATAAATGGTAGAGAAGAAGACTTTATTTATGAAGCTGGTGATCTAATGTATCACTACCTAGTATTACTTAAAGCAAAAGGCTACTCATTAAGCGATATTGAGAAAGAACTTGCTAAAAGGCATCAATAA
- a CDS encoding alkene reductase, with product MSKDQALLQPITIGAVELKNRVIMAPMTRCRATNEHQAPDQKHIDYYTQRAGAGLIITEGSEVSEKARGYPFVAGIFNDAQVEGWKKVVESVHEADGKIFLQLWHVGRTSLPDYHDGQLPWAPSAVNPETELRNAYGEKKKTEVPHEMTVEEIKQTVKEFGHAAANAKKAGFDGVEIHSSNGYLIHQFFNNQSNLRTDDYGGSNENKVRFFFEVLEAVKESFPENRIGCRLNPSLHGVFGIEGTPDTIPFFDYLVNKLNDHDLAYVHLSEPFTDVSGVNFLESDIAKHYRPIYKGNLMINNEFDRESGNQVIEDGHADLVAYGKLFISNPDLAHRFELKAETADWNQETFYSQGREGYTDYPTLEEEKAKN from the coding sequence ATGAGCAAAGACCAAGCATTATTACAACCCATAACTATAGGAGCAGTAGAATTAAAGAATAGAGTTATTATGGCTCCTATGACTAGATGTAGAGCGACTAACGAACATCAAGCTCCAGATCAAAAACATATTGATTATTACACACAACGCGCAGGTGCTGGTTTAATAATAACAGAAGGAAGTGAAGTTTCAGAAAAAGCTAGAGGTTATCCTTTTGTAGCAGGAATCTTTAATGACGCACAAGTAGAAGGCTGGAAAAAAGTAGTAGAAAGCGTCCATGAAGCTGATGGTAAAATATTTCTCCAACTATGGCATGTAGGCCGCACTTCCCTACCAGACTATCATGATGGACAACTACCATGGGCACCAAGTGCTGTTAATCCTGAAACAGAGTTAAGAAACGCCTACGGAGAAAAGAAAAAGACAGAGGTCCCTCATGAGATGACTGTAGAAGAAATTAAGCAAACTGTAAAAGAATTTGGTCATGCTGCTGCAAATGCTAAAAAAGCGGGATTTGATGGAGTTGAAATCCATAGTTCTAACGGTTATTTAATCCATCAATTTTTTAATAATCAATCTAACTTAAGAACAGATGATTATGGTGGAAGCAATGAAAACAAAGTTCGTTTTTTCTTCGAAGTTTTAGAAGCGGTAAAAGAATCTTTTCCAGAAAACAGAATAGGTTGCAGATTGAATCCATCTTTACACGGTGTTTTTGGAATTGAAGGAACACCAGATACGATTCCGTTTTTTGATTATCTTGTAAACAAATTAAACGATCACGATCTCGCTTATGTTCATTTATCAGAACCTTTTACAGATGTAAGTGGTGTCAACTTTTTAGAATCAGATATTGCCAAACATTACCGTCCTATTTACAAAGGAAATTTAATGATCAATAATGAATTTGATCGCGAGTCAGGTAATCAAGTGATTGAAGATGGTCATGCAGATTTAGTCGCCTATGGAAAGTTATTTATCTCAAATCCAGATCTAGCACATAGATTTGAGTTAAAAGCAGAAACTGCAGACTGGAATCAAGAAACTTTTTATTCACAAGGCCGTGAAGGTTATACAGACTATCCTACTTTAGAAGAAGAAAAAGCTAAGAACTAA